GCTGGTGGGTGGTAATGTCAGCATAGATAGGGGACGATTAACTGTTAATGGTGGACGAGTTGAGTTAGGAGGATTGGCGGAACCTGGTACTGTAGCACTGGGTGTGGATGGCGATAATCTCAGATTGATATTTCCTGAGAATGTTGCGCGAGCTGAGGTATCTCTTACTAATCGTTCAGCTATATATGTAGCTGGCGCTGGCGGCGGTAATATTGCAGTCAATGCCAGGAATCTAGAGATTTTAGGAGGAAGTGTCCTAAGCGGTGGTATTGGGCAAGGTTTGGGGACACCTCAAACTGTTGCAGGAGATATTACGCTGAATGCTACCGGGGAAATCAAAGTTGCTGGCACTGGGAGCGTAGTTAGCAATCTTGTGCGTTTGGGTTCACAAGGTAATGGGGGTAACATTACTATCGATTCGGATTCCTTTTCGTTACGAGATGGCGCTCTACTTTCTGCCTCAACATTTGGACGAGGGAATGCAGGGAATGTGACAGTGCGAGCACTCGATGCTATTGACCTTGCTGGTAATGCAGGCATCTTTAGCACAGTGGCAGCAGGAGGTGTCGGTAAGGGAGGTAATATCGACATTAATGCTGCAACATTATCACTAATTGATGGCGCTCAATTGCTAACCATTACTTCTGGTGCATCTGATACGCAGCCAGCCGGACAGGGGGATGCGGGGAATGTCAATGTTAATGTTACTGGCGCTGTTGATATTGCTGGGCAGAAAAACGGATTAGCCAGCGGGATTCGCAGCAGTGTGCAAACGGGGACAGTTGGCAATGGGGGTAACATTACTATCAATTCGGGTTCCTTTTCCTTACAAGATGGCGCTCGACTTATTGCCTCAACATCTGGACGAGGGAATGCAGGGAATGTGACAGTGCGAGCACTCGATGCTGTTGACTTTGCTGGTAATGCAGGCATCTTTAGCACAGTGGCAGCAGGAGGTGTCGGTAAGGGAGGTAATATCGACATTAATGCTGCAACATTATCACTAATTGATGGCGCTCAATTGCTAACCATTACTTCTGGTGCATCTGATACGCAGCCAGCCGGACAGGGGGATGCGGGGAATGTCAATGTTAATGTTACTGGCGCTGTTGATATTGCTGGGCAGAAAAACGGGTTCCCCAGTGGGATTCGCAGCTTGGTGGAAACGGGGACAGTTGGCAATGGGGGTAACATTACTATCAATTCGGGTTCCTTTTCCTTACAAAATGGCGCTCGACTTATTGCCTCAACATCTGGACGAGGGAATGCAGGGAATGTGACAGTGCGAGCACTCGATGCTGTTGACCTTGCTGGTAATGTAGGCATCTTTAGCACAGTGGCAGCAGGAGGTGTCGGTAAGGGAGGTAATATCGACATTAATGCTGCAACATTATCACTAATTGATGGCGCTCAATTGCTAACCGTTACTTCTAGTGCATCTGATACGCAGCCAGCCGGACAGGGGGATGCGGGGAATGTCAATGTTAATGTTACTGGCGCTGTTGATATTGCTGGGCGGAAAAACGGATTAGCCAGTGGGATTCGCAGCTTGGTGGAAACGGGGACAGTTGGCAATGGGGGTAACATTACTATCAATTCTGGTTCCTTTTTGTTACGAGATGGCGCTCAACTTATTGCCTCAACTTATGGACGAGGGAATGCGGGAAATGTGACAGTGCAAGCACTCGATGCTGTTGACCTTGCTGATGGAAATATCTTCAGCACGGTGGAACGAGGAGCCGTAGGTAAGGGAGGTAATATCGACATTAATGCTGCAACATTATCACTAATTGATAGCGCTCAATTACAAACCCTTACTCGTGGTGCATCGAATACGCAGCCAGCAGGACGGGGGGATGCGGGGGATGTCAATGTTAATGTTACTGGCGCTGTTGATATTGCTGGGCAGAAAAACGGTTCTTTCAGTGGGATTTTCAGCAGTGTGCAAACGGGGACAGTTGGCAATGGGGGTAATATTACTATCAATTCGGGTTCCTTCTCGTTACGAGATAGCGCTCAACTTTCTGCCTCAACATTTGGACAAGGGAATGCGGGAAATGTGACAGTGAGTGCACTCGATGCTGTTTCTCTTGCTAATGGAAGTATCTTGAGCCCGGTGGAAGCAGGAGGTGTCGGTAAGGGTGGCAATATCGACATCAATGCTGCAACCCTATCACTAATTGATGGCGCTCAATTGCAAACCGTTACTCGTGGTGCCTCTGATACGCAGCCAGCCGGACAGGGGAATGCGGGGAATGTCAATGTTAATGTTACTGGCGCTGTTGATATTGCTGGGCAGAAAAACGGTTTTTTCAGTGGGATTTTCAGCAGTGTGGAAATGGGGACAGTTGGCAATGGGGGTAATATTACTATCGATTCTGGTTCCTTCTCGTTACGAGATGGCGCTGGGCTTACTGCCTCAACATTTGGACGAGGGAATGCAGGCACAATTAAAGTTAATGCTGCTGATTTTGCTACCATTTCTAGCAATAGTTCTAACTTTAACACTGGCTTATTCGTTAACTCCCAAAGTACGACGGGTATTGCTGGAGATATTATCGTCACCTCATCTAGAGTTACCCTAGACAACAGTGGCACACTCAACGCCCAATCTGCATCGGGTAACGGTGGCAACATCAACTTACAAACTGATTTACTCCTTCTGCGTCGTGGCGCTCAAATCTCTACCACCGCCGGCACGGTACAAGCTGGTGGTAATGGTGGCAACATTAATATTGATGCCCCGTCGGGCTTCATCGTCGCCGTCCCTAGGGAAAATAGCGACATCACTGCCAATGCTTTCACAGGCTCTGGTGGCAGAGTCCAAATCAGCGCTTTTGGGATTTTTGGCATAGCACCGCGTAGTCGAGAAGACCTGGCGAGGCTGTTGGGA
The nucleotide sequence above comes from Funiculus sociatus GB2-C1. Encoded proteins:
- a CDS encoding filamentous hemagglutinin N-terminal domain-containing protein, whose translation is MSGAIASFGDCAFAQITPDGTLPNNSLVRGQGNIRTIEGGTQAGGNLFHSFREFSVPIGSEAYFNNAVDVDIQNIISRVTGGSVSNIDGLIRANGNANLFLINPNGIVFGANASLNVGGSFVASTANALQFGNLGFFSATDKNIPSPLLTINPSALVFNQINQNAAIQNNSIAPAGTDPAGLNASGLRVPDGKSLLLVGGNVSIDRGRLTVNGGRVELGGLAEPGTVALGVDGDNLRLIFPENVARAEVSLTNRSAIYVAGAGGGNIAVNARNLEILGGSVLSGGIGQGLGTPQTVAGDITLNATGEIKVAGTGSVVSNLVRLGSQGNGGNITIDSDSFSLRDGALLSASTFGRGNAGNVTVRALDAIDLAGNAGIFSTVAAGGVGKGGNIDINAATLSLIDGAQLLTITSGASDTQPAGQGDAGNVNVNVTGAVDIAGQKNGLASGIRSSVQTGTVGNGGNITINSGSFSLQDGARLIASTSGRGNAGNVTVRALDAVDFAGNAGIFSTVAAGGVGKGGNIDINAATLSLIDGAQLLTITSGASDTQPAGQGDAGNVNVNVTGAVDIAGQKNGFPSGIRSLVETGTVGNGGNITINSGSFSLQNGARLIASTSGRGNAGNVTVRALDAVDLAGNVGIFSTVAAGGVGKGGNIDINAATLSLIDGAQLLTVTSSASDTQPAGQGDAGNVNVNVTGAVDIAGRKNGLASGIRSLVETGTVGNGGNITINSGSFLLRDGAQLIASTYGRGNAGNVTVQALDAVDLADGNIFSTVERGAVGKGGNIDINAATLSLIDSAQLQTLTRGASNTQPAGRGDAGDVNVNVTGAVDIAGQKNGSFSGIFSSVQTGTVGNGGNITINSGSFSLRDSAQLSASTFGQGNAGNVTVSALDAVSLANGSILSPVEAGGVGKGGNIDINAATLSLIDGAQLQTVTRGASDTQPAGQGNAGNVNVNVTGAVDIAGQKNGFFSGIFSSVEMGTVGNGGNITIDSGSFSLRDGAGLTASTFGRGNAGTIKVNAADFATISSNSSNFNTGLFVNSQSTTGIAGDIIVTSSRVTLDNSGTLNAQSASGNGGNINLQTDLLLLRRGAQISTTAGTVQAGGNGGNINIDAPSGFIVAVPRENSDITANAFTGSGGRVQISAFGIFGIAPRSREDLARLLGTQDPTQLNPRLLPTSDITAISQTNPSLNGQVTIITPDVDPSRGLAELPTIPVDTEVAQGCSAGGSQAQSEFIITGRGGLPPNPGEALSTDAVQVDLVTLNPRIENRSIPNISTNPTRPTPVPLVEAQGWVRGANGKVVLTANAPTVTPHRSWQRPPECSALQSNSKL